Proteins from one Gimesia maris genomic window:
- the moaC gene encoding cyclic pyranopterin monophosphate synthase MoaC → MSDLTHFDEEGASRMVDVGNKAVTARIAVAESLVTMLPHTQKLILDRQISKGDVLEIARIAGIMATKKTADLIPLCHPLSLTSVQLDFEVPDETTIRILATVKVDGKTGVEMEALTAVSIAALTIYDMCKAVDRGMTLGPTRLVEKSGGKSGHFIRETY, encoded by the coding sequence ATGTCTGACTTGACCCATTTTGATGAAGAAGGCGCCAGCCGCATGGTTGATGTGGGGAACAAAGCGGTGACCGCCCGCATCGCTGTCGCCGAATCCCTGGTGACCATGTTGCCTCACACACAAAAACTGATTCTGGATCGCCAGATTTCCAAAGGCGACGTTCTGGAAATCGCCCGTATCGCAGGCATCATGGCGACGAAAAAAACAGCCGACCTGATCCCTCTATGCCATCCTTTGAGCCTGACCAGTGTCCAGCTGGATTTTGAAGTTCCCGATGAAACGACAATTCGCATTCTGGCAACGGTGAAAGTGGATGGCAAAACCGGGGTGGAAATGGAAGCATTGACTGCCGTCAGTATCGCCGCCCTGACAATTTATGATATGTGCAAAGCCGTGGATCGAGGCATGACGCTCGGTCCGACCCGGCTTGTAGAAAAATCAGGCGGAAAGAGTGGCCATTTTATCCGGGAAACCTACTGA
- a CDS encoding polyprenyl synthetase family protein has protein sequence MGDHLTTHDLLARVEELIGGELEQAERVFLSEVSSKHPYVHDVLQHITRFQGKRLRPILLLLSAAATGGINESHYVLASVVEMIHLATLVHDDVLDDALIRRHVATVNSRWNNETSVLVGDFLFTHAFHLTASLGDARACRLIGRATNLVCEGELAQIYERGNHELSEEQYLEIINGKTAELCAISTQLGALYASADESIVEAMDEYGRALGVAFQITDDLLDLLGDEEQMGKSLGSDLQKEKLTLPLIRLLDQCSPEDRATIQEILSQPDPNTKQRLIQYIKNSDAIDYAGNRAREFAKQARNSLQNCPASPARQILEELTEFAIQRTI, from the coding sequence ATGGGGGACCATCTTACGACACATGACCTGCTGGCGCGTGTCGAAGAGTTAATTGGCGGTGAGCTGGAACAGGCAGAACGGGTCTTCTTGAGCGAAGTCAGCTCGAAGCATCCTTATGTTCATGATGTCCTGCAGCATATTACCCGGTTTCAAGGCAAACGACTGCGTCCGATTCTGCTGCTGTTGTCCGCGGCGGCAACCGGGGGGATTAACGAGAGTCACTATGTCCTGGCCTCTGTCGTGGAGATGATCCATCTGGCGACACTCGTACATGATGATGTTTTGGACGATGCCCTCATCCGCCGTCATGTCGCAACGGTCAACTCCCGCTGGAATAATGAAACCAGCGTCCTGGTCGGCGACTTCCTGTTCACACACGCGTTCCATCTGACAGCCAGCCTGGGTGATGCCCGTGCCTGTCGACTGATTGGGCGGGCGACGAACCTGGTTTGTGAAGGCGAACTGGCTCAGATATACGAACGGGGAAATCACGAACTGTCTGAAGAACAGTACCTGGAGATCATTAACGGAAAAACGGCTGAACTGTGCGCCATCAGCACTCAGCTGGGGGCCCTGTATGCCAGTGCCGACGAAAGCATCGTAGAGGCCATGGATGAATATGGCCGTGCACTCGGCGTTGCATTCCAGATTACCGATGATCTGCTGGACCTGCTGGGTGATGAAGAACAGATGGGGAAATCGCTGGGGTCTGATCTGCAGAAAGAAAAACTGACTCTGCCTCTGATTCGTCTGCTGGATCAATGCAGCCCGGAAGACCGTGCCACGATTCAGGAAATTCTCTCGCAACCCGATCCGAACACCAAACAGCGACTTATTCAGTACATCAAAAACAGTGATGCAATTGACTATGCCGGTAACCGGGCGCGGGAGTTCGCGAAACAGGCGCGGAACTCGCTTCAGAATTGTCCTGCTTCCCCGGCGCGACAGATTCTGGAGGAGCTGACAGAATTTGCCATTCAGAGAACAATCTAG
- a CDS encoding ABC transporter permease codes for MFNNPIFIREALTSPRQLKHYLIRSGYVAAVFILIFTAGQTILGTQQIQTTTIGEFARLGNLIFQMIAFLQLLLVLFFTLLFSAGSIAQEKDRGTLILLLMTELKDRELVSGKTQSSLLIVYVLLASSIPVCVFLRLLGGIEFSQILWMELLCLITVFATGSWAALVAFWREKTFQTLAISVLGMVVFLGVVEVIVNLLPAGSSLYPWIAGLNPFRSLYEILNPLSLNTGLNAITVSAWPSLISLFVLGVALKAFTVLRLRVWNPSRSVYKATPKAETETVIVKEKSRVIWSNPVIWREIMTKAYGRKVFVIKLAYFLLAGFTLWAAVTSEAVAEGVLYLGVIPPQGLAFAGIAWLSLVLANTQAVTSITTEKDSKTLELLLVTDITAREFVLGKLGGIFFNSKELILIPVLILCYLVSHGAFSTEGFMCALIGFLSLMIFAIVLGLHMGLTYDNSRSAIGASLGTMFFLFVGIGIFMILLVQARSSFALQLQSFLVFIVVGSAALHSALTHRNPSRALAISAWMLPFLTFYAITSFLLGGTLGVLVTILFAYGLPVLSMYIPAVSEFDVALGKTTYDKG; via the coding sequence TTGTTTAACAATCCAATTTTTATTCGGGAAGCGTTGACTTCTCCCCGTCAGCTGAAGCATTACCTGATCCGTTCCGGTTATGTGGCGGCTGTCTTCATTCTGATCTTCACTGCCGGCCAGACGATTCTGGGGACCCAGCAGATCCAGACAACCACCATCGGTGAATTTGCCCGGTTGGGAAATCTGATTTTTCAGATGATCGCCTTTCTGCAGTTATTGCTGGTTCTGTTTTTCACACTCCTGTTTTCTGCCGGCAGTATCGCGCAGGAAAAAGACCGTGGGACGTTGATTCTGCTGCTGATGACCGAGCTGAAAGACCGGGAACTGGTCAGCGGGAAAACCCAGTCGAGTCTGTTAATCGTCTATGTGCTGCTGGCATCATCGATCCCTGTCTGTGTATTTCTGCGTCTGCTGGGGGGCATCGAGTTCTCACAGATACTCTGGATGGAACTGTTGTGCCTGATCACGGTGTTCGCGACGGGCAGCTGGGCTGCCCTGGTGGCGTTCTGGCGGGAGAAAACATTTCAGACACTGGCGATCAGTGTGCTCGGAATGGTCGTTTTTCTGGGCGTCGTGGAAGTCATTGTGAACCTGCTGCCTGCGGGTTCCAGTCTGTATCCCTGGATTGCCGGTCTGAATCCGTTTCGTTCACTTTATGAGATTTTGAATCCGCTTTCTCTCAATACAGGCCTGAATGCGATTACCGTCAGTGCCTGGCCTTCCCTGATCAGTCTGTTTGTACTGGGAGTTGCTTTGAAAGCGTTTACCGTACTCAGGCTGCGGGTCTGGAACCCTTCGCGATCAGTTTATAAAGCGACCCCCAAAGCTGAAACAGAAACGGTAATCGTCAAAGAAAAATCCCGTGTCATCTGGTCGAATCCTGTGATCTGGCGTGAGATCATGACCAAGGCTTACGGGCGAAAAGTGTTTGTGATCAAACTGGCTTATTTTCTACTGGCTGGTTTTACACTCTGGGCAGCAGTCACTTCAGAGGCCGTTGCAGAAGGCGTTTTGTACCTGGGAGTGATTCCACCACAGGGACTGGCATTTGCCGGAATTGCCTGGTTGAGCCTGGTCCTGGCCAATACGCAGGCAGTCACCTCGATTACCACCGAAAAAGACAGTAAAACACTCGAGTTGTTGCTGGTGACGGATATCACTGCCAGGGAATTTGTGCTGGGAAAACTGGGAGGGATCTTCTTTAACAGTAAAGAACTGATTCTGATTCCCGTTCTGATTTTGTGCTACCTGGTCAGCCATGGCGCATTTTCCACAGAAGGTTTTATGTGTGCCCTGATCGGATTTCTGTCGCTGATGATCTTTGCGATTGTCCTGGGCCTGCATATGGGGCTCACTTACGACAACAGCCGTTCCGCCATTGGTGCCAGCCTGGGAACCATGTTCTTCCTGTTCGTCGGGATTGGTATTTTCATGATCCTGCTCGTGCAGGCCCGCTCCTCCTTTGCCCTGCAGCTCCAGAGCTTCCTGGTCTTTATTGTCGTGGGCAGTGCGGCTCTGCATTCAGCGCTCACACACCGGAATCCTTCGCGGGCTCTGGCGATCTCAGCCTGGATGCTCCCGTTTCTGACGTTTTATGCTATTACTTCGTTTCTGTTAGGGGGAACCCTGGGAGTTCTGGTTACCATTCTGTTTGCCTACGGACTTCCCGTTCTCTCCATGTATATTCCGGCAGTGTCTGAATTTGATGTTGCTTTGGGAAAAACCACTTATGATAAAGGGTAG
- a CDS encoding CNNM domain-containing protein codes for MMIALIDTVAIWFPGSLALLALIFASGFFSGSETAIFYLSRSELRQFSKGKPSEQIVAALAADADRLLTAVLFWNLLINLSYFAVAGVIARRLADQGMTAAAGVFTVGSLLAIILFGEVLPKSLSIVFRKKIAILVSWPLAVSVRLLDPVIPLLQNISRLMRRTFWPHIQKESYLHSEDLERAVDASGSSEEVIRHERQILHNILDLSEILVEEAMRPRGTYLTFNMPVQLEDLTRITPNTDYIILRKRDTETDEIERIISLTELSSFSEKMLNQKSKRVIHVPWCANLSDVYSRFQAEDCHFASVVDEYGETIGIVSHDDIIDTLLSPEPSRAKRILRREPVREVAPGVYHVEGITTLRYLCRKLQQEYEIADDGLLTVAGMFHEKLEHLPEVGDVCDWLGFELEVIEVRKLGHLIAELREKMPVNETPDVE; via the coding sequence ATGATGATCGCATTAATAGATACCGTTGCAATTTGGTTCCCAGGATCACTGGCGTTACTCGCTTTGATTTTTGCTTCCGGGTTCTTTTCGGGCAGCGAGACGGCGATTTTCTATCTTTCGCGGAGCGAGTTGCGACAGTTCAGCAAAGGCAAGCCCAGCGAGCAGATCGTGGCCGCGTTAGCCGCTGATGCTGACCGCCTGCTGACCGCAGTCCTGTTCTGGAACCTGCTGATCAACCTGAGTTATTTTGCGGTCGCCGGGGTGATTGCCAGGCGACTGGCCGACCAGGGGATGACTGCTGCAGCCGGGGTGTTTACCGTAGGCAGTCTGCTGGCCATAATTCTGTTTGGCGAAGTCCTGCCTAAGAGCCTGTCGATCGTGTTTCGCAAGAAAATTGCGATCCTGGTCAGCTGGCCTCTGGCTGTTTCTGTCCGTCTGCTGGATCCGGTGATCCCGTTACTGCAGAATATCAGTCGCCTGATGCGACGCACCTTCTGGCCACACATCCAGAAAGAATCCTATCTGCATTCAGAAGACCTGGAACGTGCCGTTGATGCCTCGGGCTCCAGTGAAGAAGTCATCCGCCATGAACGCCAGATCCTGCATAATATTCTGGATCTGTCGGAGATTCTGGTCGAAGAAGCGATGCGTCCCCGCGGGACTTATCTCACGTTTAACATGCCCGTGCAGTTGGAAGACCTGACCAGGATCACCCCCAACACGGATTACATCATCTTAAGAAAACGGGATACGGAAACCGATGAAATTGAGCGTATTATCTCGCTGACAGAACTCTCGTCATTCTCGGAAAAAATGCTGAATCAGAAATCGAAGCGGGTGATTCATGTGCCATGGTGTGCGAATCTGTCCGATGTGTACTCTCGTTTTCAGGCAGAAGACTGTCACTTCGCTTCTGTCGTTGACGAATACGGCGAAACGATCGGCATTGTTTCTCACGACGATATTATCGATACACTGCTCTCCCCGGAACCGAGTCGTGCCAAGCGAATTCTCCGCAGGGAACCGGTACGTGAAGTGGCACCAGGCGTGTATCATGTCGAGGGGATTACCACACTGCGGTATCTGTGCCGCAAACTGCAGCAGGAATATGAAATCGCCGACGATGGACTGTTAACGGTCGCGGGGATGTTCCATGAAAAGCTGGAACATCTTCCGGAAGTCGGTGATGTCTGCGACTGGCTCGGATTTGAACTCGAAGTAATCGAAGTCCGCAAACTGGGGCATCTGATCGCAGAGCTCCGGGAAAAAATGCCCGTCAATGAAACACCGGACGTGGAATAA
- a CDS encoding general secretion pathway protein GspE — protein sequence MAIDVYKDWLGIPEGERPPHHYDLLRLVKFEDDEEKIRAHYKKLNAHVRKYASGKYSVESQELLNELAKAMLCLTDPERKHEYDESLGREFDEDEDTGPKSVEQILVEQGHIDKDQAAELKEFAEKRGLTTRDAAVQMRFVNAETATQAMARSKGMPYIDLEETIPDNGILLQLPQQMAKRNTILPLFIDDDMLLVACADQPTHELEDDLRMRYQVPARWVLAMPRSINTGITKYYAAAEEQDDEAPVSEDAATNTKSQKAAKPEKKAVKKKPQRGGTQLTAEELKEKKMLAFIFCGWTFCGAILIDQFILKNYVFPQTWPWHFMLTTLVTPLIAIYLMTGMWKK from the coding sequence GTGGCAATAGACGTCTATAAGGATTGGCTGGGAATACCGGAAGGGGAGCGACCTCCACATCATTATGACTTACTCAGACTGGTCAAATTTGAGGATGATGAAGAAAAAATCAGGGCGCACTATAAAAAGCTGAATGCCCATGTGCGCAAGTATGCCTCGGGAAAATACTCTGTTGAATCACAGGAACTGCTGAACGAGCTGGCCAAAGCCATGCTCTGCCTGACCGACCCCGAGCGAAAACACGAATATGATGAAAGCCTGGGTCGTGAATTTGATGAGGATGAAGATACCGGCCCCAAATCGGTAGAACAGATCCTGGTGGAACAGGGACACATCGATAAAGACCAGGCAGCAGAACTGAAGGAATTTGCGGAAAAACGGGGACTGACTACCAGGGACGCCGCCGTCCAGATGCGGTTTGTCAATGCTGAGACAGCGACGCAGGCCATGGCTCGCTCAAAGGGAATGCCTTATATCGATCTCGAAGAAACAATTCCCGATAACGGAATTCTCCTGCAGCTTCCGCAACAGATGGCTAAGCGAAATACGATTCTCCCCCTCTTCATCGACGATGACATGCTGCTTGTCGCATGTGCAGACCAGCCGACACATGAACTGGAAGACGATCTGCGGATGCGGTACCAGGTTCCTGCCCGCTGGGTTCTGGCCATGCCACGTTCCATTAATACCGGGATCACCAAATACTACGCTGCGGCAGAAGAGCAGGACGACGAAGCGCCAGTTTCTGAAGACGCAGCCACGAACACCAAATCCCAAAAAGCTGCCAAGCCAGAGAAAAAGGCAGTAAAAAAGAAACCGCAACGGGGCGGGACACAGCTGACTGCAGAAGAATTGAAAGAGAAGAAAATGCTGGCCTTCATTTTTTGTGGCTGGACTTTCTGCGGGGCGATCCTGATCGATCAGTTCATTCTCAAGAATTATGTGTTTCCCCAGACCTGGCCGTGGCACTTCATGCTCACAACACTCGTGACACCTCTGATTGCCATCTACCTGATGACGGGAATGTGGAAGAAGTAG
- a CDS encoding Hsp70 family protein, which produces MKFVEGHTVGVDLGTTYSAIAQLDSDGQPISLKNTDDRSITPSVVLLGEEGRVVVGPSFERTAIEDDPSRIIEAVKRHMGDDNFYVVYQEKKLTAEFLSALILKKMKQDAEKEIGPIANAVITVPYYFNDVRRKATQDAGRIAGLNVIDIINEPTAATLAYAWKRDELGNPDAMPDGDRTILVYDLGGGTFDVTIVRYSPTQFRVLATDGDVMLGGLDWSQRIVDHVAEQFMKKFGSDPRQDPVTLRTCVQECEDAKRELSHKAQTPVSIYHKGNTLTVALTRGDFERMTADLLQRTRDTTELVMQQAGVEKGQLDDVVLVGGSTLMPVVEEMLKKVCGSEPSRTMNPEEAVAQGAAIHAAILEARATGGESRMAQAVIKRLRSVSTADVNSHSLGVKITDPHDRTRKINHIMIKRNTEIPASVSQKFVTTSENQQRIHVIILEGEASDPDACSTIGDFRILNLPANLPKGSPVEVTYRYDANGRIHASARELTGNNESATEIVRDSGLDVEGVDRFELLAKDYLVE; this is translated from the coding sequence ATGAAGTTTGTTGAAGGTCATACTGTTGGCGTTGACTTGGGAACCACCTATTCAGCAATTGCACAGCTTGACAGTGATGGTCAGCCCATTTCCCTGAAAAATACGGACGATCGCTCGATTACTCCTTCAGTTGTTCTGCTGGGAGAAGAGGGACGTGTCGTTGTCGGGCCTTCTTTTGAAAGAACGGCCATTGAAGACGATCCTTCCCGTATTATCGAAGCAGTCAAACGTCATATGGGAGATGACAACTTTTATGTTGTCTACCAGGAAAAGAAACTGACCGCGGAATTTCTGTCTGCCTTGATTCTGAAAAAGATGAAGCAGGATGCAGAAAAAGAAATCGGGCCGATTGCCAATGCCGTGATTACGGTTCCTTACTACTTCAACGATGTGCGTCGTAAAGCCACTCAGGATGCCGGACGGATTGCCGGGCTGAATGTGATCGATATTATCAATGAACCCACCGCGGCGACGCTGGCTTATGCCTGGAAACGGGATGAGCTGGGGAACCCGGATGCCATGCCCGATGGCGATCGAACGATTCTCGTGTACGACCTCGGTGGTGGTACCTTCGACGTCACCATTGTACGTTATTCTCCCACACAATTCCGCGTGCTTGCCACAGACGGGGATGTGATGCTGGGGGGACTCGACTGGAGTCAGCGAATCGTGGATCATGTGGCTGAACAGTTCATGAAGAAATTCGGCAGCGATCCCCGCCAGGATCCTGTCACGCTGCGAACCTGCGTGCAGGAGTGCGAAGACGCCAAACGCGAATTGAGCCACAAAGCTCAAACCCCGGTCTCCATTTACCACAAAGGCAATACTTTGACGGTGGCATTGACCCGTGGTGACTTCGAACGCATGACCGCCGACCTGTTACAGCGAACACGCGACACAACCGAGCTGGTCATGCAGCAGGCGGGTGTGGAAAAAGGACAGCTGGACGACGTCGTACTGGTCGGTGGTTCGACATTGATGCCTGTTGTCGAAGAGATGCTGAAAAAGGTGTGTGGCAGCGAACCATCCCGGACCATGAACCCCGAAGAAGCGGTCGCCCAGGGCGCTGCAATCCACGCTGCCATTCTGGAAGCCCGTGCCACCGGCGGAGAGAGCCGAATGGCACAGGCAGTCATCAAACGATTGCGGAGCGTCAGTACTGCTGATGTGAACTCACACTCGCTGGGCGTCAAAATTACTGACCCCCATGATCGCACCCGCAAAATCAACCATATCATGATTAAACGCAATACGGAAATTCCCGCGAGTGTCAGTCAGAAATTCGTGACGACTTCCGAAAACCAGCAGCGGATTCACGTGATTATCCTGGAAGGAGAAGCCAGTGACCCTGATGCCTGTTCGACGATCGGCGATTTCCGTATTCTGAATTTACCCGCCAATCTTCCCAAAGGCTCTCCTGTTGAAGTGACCTATCGCTATGATGCCAACGGTCGAATTCATGCTTCTGCTCGAGAACTGACAGGCAATAACGAGTCGGCGACCGAGATTGTCCGTGACTCTGGTCTGGACGTTGAAGGAGTGGACCGCTTTGAACTGCTGGCAAAAGACTACCTGGTTGAGTAA
- a CDS encoding phospho-sugar mutase, whose protein sequence is MNQPSPSIDSTQAMDLARSAVAGKKLSESALENLKRWVTEPQYAPYQPALLKLIEDKDFQQLDTCFWEVIPFGTGGRRGLMSELGSATINERTIAESAHGLAAYSKKFSGKETGKAAIAHDSRINSSHFARIAASVLAGHGLTVYFFKTSRSTPELSFAVRECGCDVGAMITASHNPPSDNGFKAYWSTGGQVLPPHDQGIIDEVYQATEIPLLDFDQAVEQGLIQLIDEDIASKYRSSVVSHSHSDNRDLTGYFTPLHGVGEASVYQVLQQAGFTGIQRYEPQCAQDGNFPNVPDQLPNPERTEVYQPAIEQAKQTGGEIILASDPDADRMGVCVKNGAGEFIHLTGNQVGALLADYVLRKRQAAGTLSPQHFVVETIVTTPLIAAIARKANVRIINNLLVGFKYIAETMDEEGPDKFVFGTEESLGYLAGEYCRDKDAAIAALWACELAAELKAEGKTLLDRLDELYREHGFHLEGQVSKTCKGSSGNEQIKQLMKAFRNTPPEKMGKLKFTLVRDYQDLEIRSLPENTVTETFSKPKGNVLMLEARAEGSPLTVQLGVRPSGTEPKIKFYYFAQAEVTDPGLLDQTKEAAFSTIEDFKAALMDWIDQTLANT, encoded by the coding sequence ATGAACCAGCCTTCTCCCTCTATTGATTCCACGCAGGCAATGGACCTCGCTCGTTCTGCTGTCGCCGGGAAAAAACTCTCAGAGTCAGCTCTCGAAAATCTCAAACGCTGGGTGACGGAACCCCAATATGCTCCGTATCAGCCTGCACTGCTGAAACTGATCGAGGATAAAGACTTTCAGCAGCTCGATACCTGTTTCTGGGAAGTCATTCCTTTCGGGACCGGCGGTCGACGCGGACTGATGAGTGAACTCGGTTCCGCGACCATCAACGAGCGCACGATTGCAGAATCCGCGCATGGACTGGCTGCCTACAGTAAAAAGTTTTCCGGCAAAGAAACAGGGAAAGCGGCGATTGCCCATGATTCGCGAATCAACTCCTCTCATTTTGCCCGCATTGCAGCCAGTGTGCTCGCAGGGCACGGCTTGACCGTCTATTTCTTTAAAACCTCCCGCTCCACACCGGAACTCTCTTTCGCCGTCCGCGAGTGTGGTTGCGACGTCGGTGCGATGATCACCGCGTCACATAATCCTCCCTCCGATAACGGTTTCAAAGCCTACTGGTCGACCGGGGGGCAGGTTCTGCCGCCACACGATCAGGGCATTATTGACGAAGTCTACCAGGCGACCGAGATCCCGCTGCTCGATTTTGATCAGGCGGTCGAGCAGGGCCTGATCCAGTTGATTGATGAAGACATCGCCTCTAAATATCGCAGCTCGGTTGTGAGTCACAGTCATTCAGACAATCGCGATCTCACGGGGTACTTCACACCCCTGCATGGCGTGGGAGAAGCGTCCGTGTATCAGGTGCTGCAGCAGGCAGGTTTCACCGGAATTCAGCGATATGAACCCCAGTGTGCACAGGACGGAAATTTTCCGAATGTTCCCGACCAGCTTCCGAACCCCGAACGGACGGAAGTCTATCAACCCGCGATTGAACAGGCAAAACAGACCGGCGGCGAAATCATCCTCGCCAGCGATCCCGATGCCGACCGCATGGGCGTCTGTGTCAAAAATGGTGCGGGTGAATTTATTCATCTGACAGGGAACCAGGTTGGTGCCTTGCTCGCCGATTATGTGCTCCGCAAACGCCAGGCAGCCGGCACGCTTTCGCCACAGCACTTTGTGGTCGAGACGATTGTCACCACTCCGTTGATCGCCGCCATCGCCCGTAAAGCCAATGTGCGGATCATCAATAACCTGCTCGTCGGTTTCAAATACATCGCAGAGACCATGGACGAGGAAGGACCGGACAAATTTGTGTTCGGAACCGAAGAATCATTGGGTTACCTGGCAGGCGAATACTGTCGCGACAAAGACGCGGCGATTGCTGCCCTCTGGGCCTGTGAACTGGCAGCCGAACTCAAAGCGGAAGGCAAAACGCTGCTGGATCGCCTGGATGAGCTTTATCGTGAACACGGGTTTCATCTGGAAGGTCAGGTCTCCAAAACCTGCAAAGGTTCCTCGGGAAATGAGCAGATCAAACAACTGATGAAAGCCTTTCGCAATACGCCTCCCGAGAAAATGGGAAAACTCAAATTTACATTAGTCAGGGACTATCAGGATCTGGAAATCCGGTCATTACCCGAAAATACGGTGACTGAGACCTTTTCGAAACCGAAGGGAAATGTTCTGATGTTGGAAGCCCGGGCCGAGGGATCGCCGCTGACGGTGCAGTTGGGGGTACGACCTTCAGGGACCGAGCCCAAAATTAAATTTTATTATTTCGCACAGGCCGAAGTCACAGATCCCGGCCTGCTGGATCAAACCAAAGAAGCAGCCTTCTCCACGATTGAAGACTTTAAAGCAGCTTTGATGGATTGGATCGACCAGACCCTCGCAAACACTTGA
- a CDS encoding inositol-3-phosphate synthase: MTQQRIGIWIIGAWGGVSTTAAVGLSALKQGLTGTSGLVSENPYFEKLNLKSWDQFVVGGHEIRDTSFVEAARYFSENSGVFHPALLQAVEEDLKAYDQNVKPGTLIHVGDTIRSLAGDAVRKFDTESLQETLKRLSNDISEFQKQHDLAHVVVVNLASTEPPVDESAKSLTLAELKESLATAVTSPVPASALYAIAAMNAGCSHLNFTPSAGTDLPALIELAEEKQVLHAGRDGKTGETLMKSVLAPMFAHRNLNVMSWVGHNIFGNLDGKVLDDPINKSNKVVSKDHLLTEILGYKPQTLVSIEYIESMGDWKTAWDHIHFKGFLDTKMALQFTWQGTDSILAAPLMLDMVRFTEREWRRGNKSGVMTHLSSFYKSPMQATTPEFERQYQQLEQWADTVAEES, encoded by the coding sequence ATGACGCAACAACGTATCGGGATTTGGATCATCGGCGCATGGGGCGGAGTCTCGACGACCGCCGCAGTCGGACTATCAGCACTCAAACAGGGACTGACCGGGACCAGTGGTCTTGTTTCAGAAAATCCCTATTTCGAAAAACTGAATCTCAAAAGCTGGGACCAGTTTGTCGTCGGCGGCCACGAAATCCGCGACACCTCATTTGTTGAAGCCGCCCGGTATTTCAGTGAAAATTCCGGCGTCTTTCATCCCGCACTGTTGCAGGCCGTTGAAGAAGACCTCAAAGCTTACGATCAGAACGTCAAGCCGGGTACATTGATTCATGTCGGCGATACAATTCGCTCTCTGGCCGGGGATGCCGTCAGAAAGTTCGATACCGAATCTCTGCAGGAAACTCTGAAACGACTTTCCAATGATATCAGCGAATTCCAGAAGCAGCATGATCTGGCCCACGTTGTTGTGGTCAATCTGGCTTCTACCGAACCTCCCGTTGATGAATCTGCCAAATCACTGACCCTCGCAGAACTGAAAGAGTCACTCGCGACAGCAGTGACATCTCCGGTTCCCGCCAGTGCCTTATACGCGATTGCCGCCATGAACGCAGGCTGTTCGCATCTGAACTTCACCCCATCCGCAGGCACCGATCTGCCGGCGCTGATTGAACTGGCAGAAGAAAAACAGGTGCTGCATGCCGGCCGCGACGGCAAAACGGGTGAGACGCTGATGAAAAGTGTGCTCGCTCCCATGTTCGCGCATCGCAATCTGAATGTCATGAGCTGGGTCGGACATAACATCTTCGGGAACCTGGACGGCAAAGTGCTGGATGATCCGATCAACAAATCCAACAAGGTTGTCTCCAAAGATCACCTGCTGACCGAAATTCTGGGTTACAAACCACAGACACTGGTTTCGATCGAATACATTGAATCCATGGGCGACTGGAAAACCGCCTGGGATCACATCCATTTCAAAGGCTTCCTCGATACCAAAATGGCCCTGCAGTTTACCTGGCAGGGGACCGACTCCATTCTGGCGGCTCCTTTGATGCTTGATATGGTTCGCTTTACCGAACGCGAATGGCGTCGCGGAAACAAGTCGGGTGTCATGACCCATTTAAGCTCGTTTTACAAAAGCCCGATGCAGGCAACGACCCCCGAGTTTGAACGCCAGTATCAGCAGCTGGAACAATGGGCCGACACGGTTGCGGAAGAATCGTAG